In a genomic window of Pseudomonas oryzihabitans:
- a CDS encoding dihydrodipicolinate synthase family protein has product MKNFDLKGLVPAPVTPFTRDGEVDHAAIQKLGSWLAGFEGVKGLVILGHAGEGTFLTADEQCAVIRSFRESVGDRLPIIAGITGEGTQVAALEAKRAVAAGASAGLVYPSHGWLRFGYQDGAPQDRYKAIHEESGLPLILFQYPDVTKATYNLQTLLDIAAQPGVIAMKNGVRNMRRWDTEIPVFRKERPNVPVLTCHDEYLLHTMFDVDGALVGYGNIAPELLIELIAAGKAKDYARARELHDRLLPLTKSVYHRGSHMEGTVALKHGLVARGILEHATVRSPLLPLQEGADREIAEALKFAGLI; this is encoded by the coding sequence ATGAAAAACTTCGATCTGAAAGGCTTGGTTCCGGCCCCCGTCACTCCCTTCACCCGCGACGGCGAAGTGGATCATGCCGCCATCCAGAAACTCGGCTCCTGGCTGGCCGGCTTCGAGGGCGTCAAGGGGCTGGTGATCCTCGGGCATGCCGGGGAGGGCACCTTCCTCACCGCCGACGAACAGTGCGCGGTGATTCGCAGCTTCCGCGAGTCGGTCGGTGACCGCCTGCCGATCATCGCCGGCATCACCGGGGAAGGGACCCAGGTAGCGGCCCTGGAAGCCAAGCGGGCGGTGGCCGCCGGCGCCTCGGCCGGGCTGGTCTATCCGTCCCACGGCTGGCTGCGTTTCGGCTACCAGGACGGCGCCCCCCAGGATCGCTACAAGGCCATCCACGAAGAGAGCGGCCTGCCGCTGATCCTGTTCCAGTACCCCGATGTCACCAAGGCCACCTACAACCTGCAGACGCTGCTCGACATCGCCGCCCAGCCGGGCGTCATCGCCATGAAGAACGGGGTGCGCAACATGCGTCGCTGGGACACCGAGATCCCGGTGTTCCGCAAGGAGCGGCCGAATGTACCGGTGCTGACCTGCCACGACGAATACCTGCTGCACACCATGTTCGACGTGGATGGCGCCCTGGTCGGCTACGGCAACATCGCCCCGGAACTGCTCATCGAGCTGATCGCCGCCGGCAAGGCCAAGGACTATGCCCGGGCGCGCGAACTGCACGATCGCCTGCTGCCGCTGACCAAGAGCGTCTATCACCGCGGATCGCACATGGAAGGCACCGTGGCGCTCAAGCATGGCCTGGTCGCGCGCGGCATCCTCGAACACGCCACCGTGCGTTCGCCGCTGCTGCCGCTGCAGGAGGGGGCCGATCGCGAGATCGCCGAGGCGCTCAAATTCGCCGGCTTGATCTGA
- a CDS encoding MFS transporter, whose translation MLTEPSALGPHSQSAATTHPAAAVAAPTLAAEQADISARIERLPITRRVFWTRNVIGAATFFDGYTVIAIAYAMPVLVKEWSLTPAQIGMILAFGYLGQLIGAVCFGWLAERVGRLRVLTFTILLFVAMDLACLFAWSAGSLMLFRFLQGIGTGGEVPVASAYINEYIGSRKRGRFFLLYEVMFLFGLVGAGAIGYLLVPLYGWKAMFVVGLIPAILMIPLRLLLLESPRWLASKGRYAEADQIVARLERSVLASGKALPEPVPVKAVATSGQSNWRELFSRVYCRRTLVIWALWFGSYMVANGLITWLPTLYRETFKLPLHTSLSYGFMTSALGVVAAVICALCIDRVGRKRWYVLALLVACVPLLALATLGATSATQVLVLAALAYAAVQTVTFSLYLYSAELYPTRLRAIGTGVGSAWLRLGSATGPILVGFIIGGYGVHLVFAAFAGVLLATAGVAALFAIETKGKVLEELSP comes from the coding sequence ATGTTGACCGAACCTTCGGCCCTAGGCCCCCATTCGCAGTCCGCGGCGACGACGCATCCCGCGGCAGCCGTCGCCGCTCCAACCCTCGCCGCCGAGCAGGCGGATATCAGTGCGCGCATCGAACGCCTGCCCATTACCCGGCGGGTGTTCTGGACCCGCAACGTCATAGGTGCCGCTACCTTCTTCGATGGCTACACGGTGATCGCCATCGCCTACGCCATGCCGGTACTGGTGAAGGAATGGAGTCTGACCCCCGCGCAGATCGGCATGATCCTGGCGTTCGGTTACCTGGGGCAGTTGATCGGCGCGGTGTGCTTCGGCTGGCTGGCGGAGCGGGTGGGGCGGTTGCGGGTTCTGACCTTCACCATCCTGCTGTTCGTCGCCATGGATCTGGCCTGCCTGTTCGCCTGGAGCGCCGGCTCGCTGATGCTGTTCCGTTTCCTGCAGGGAATAGGCACGGGCGGCGAGGTGCCGGTCGCCAGCGCCTATATCAACGAATACATAGGCTCCAGGAAGCGCGGGCGGTTCTTCCTGCTCTATGAGGTGATGTTCCTGTTCGGCCTGGTCGGGGCCGGGGCGATCGGCTACCTGCTGGTGCCCCTGTATGGTTGGAAGGCCATGTTCGTCGTCGGCCTGATCCCCGCCATCCTGATGATTCCGCTGCGTCTGTTGTTGCTGGAATCCCCCCGTTGGCTGGCGTCCAAGGGGCGCTACGCGGAAGCGGATCAAATCGTTGCGCGGCTGGAGCGCAGCGTCCTGGCCAGTGGCAAAGCCCTGCCGGAGCCGGTACCGGTCAAGGCCGTGGCCACGTCCGGACAGAGCAACTGGCGTGAGCTCTTCAGCCGGGTCTATTGCCGCCGCACCCTGGTCATCTGGGCGCTCTGGTTCGGTTCCTACATGGTCGCCAACGGCCTGATCACCTGGCTGCCGACGCTCTATCGCGAGACCTTCAAGCTGCCGCTGCACACCAGTCTGTCCTACGGCTTCATGACCTCGGCCCTGGGTGTGGTCGCCGCGGTGATCTGCGCCCTCTGTATCGACCGGGTCGGGCGCAAGCGCTGGTATGTACTGGCGTTGCTGGTGGCCTGCGTGCCCTTGCTGGCCCTGGCCACCCTCGGCGCTACTTCCGCTACCCAGGTGCTGGTGCTGGCCGCGCTGGCCTATGCCGCGGTGCAGACCGTGACCTTCTCGCTGTACCTCTATTCGGCCGAACTCTATCCCACCCGGCTGCGCGCCATCGGTACCGGTGTCGGCAGTGCCTGGCTGCGCCTGGGCTCGGCCACTGGCCCGATCCTGGTGGGTTTCATCATCGGCGGCTACGGCGTGCACCTGGTGTTCGCCGCCTTCGCCGGGGTGCTGCTGGCCACTGCCGGGGTGGCCGCGCTGTTCGCCATCGAGACCAAGGGCAAGGTGTTGGAAGAGCTGTCGCCCTGA
- a CDS encoding IclR family transcriptional regulator: protein MATKTSETILDGDDKRLRNTVQSLAKGFRVLEAFSSEQEEMTLSQIAQAAELDPGTTFRMLNTLVDLGYVARLPESRRFSLTLRVLDLGFHAIARRDLRSLVRPILKGLVSETQEAASFAVLNGVDVLYIERVRAGITRLGVDIRIGTTVPATQTAIGQSMLAFLPPAELQKIEAQNRDSAPAWQPAQQPTDLAERLAGIRAQGYALSPSLFTEGLLILAVPVLDTERYPIGAISIAAPMVRCSADDLRERALDMASAAARQIAGAVAASGSIGFTL, encoded by the coding sequence ATGGCGACCAAGACTTCGGAGACGATCCTCGATGGCGACGACAAGCGCCTGAGAAATACCGTGCAGTCCCTGGCCAAGGGCTTCCGGGTGCTGGAGGCCTTTTCCAGCGAGCAGGAGGAAATGACCCTGTCGCAGATCGCCCAGGCGGCCGAGTTGGACCCGGGCACCACCTTCCGCATGCTCAATACCCTGGTCGACCTGGGCTATGTGGCGCGCCTGCCGGAGAGTCGTCGCTTCAGCCTCACGCTGCGGGTGCTGGACCTGGGTTTCCACGCCATCGCGCGCCGTGACTTGCGGAGCCTGGTCAGACCCATCCTCAAGGGCCTGGTCAGCGAGACCCAGGAGGCGGCGAGTTTCGCCGTGCTCAATGGCGTCGATGTGCTCTACATCGAGCGGGTCCGCGCCGGCATCACCCGTCTGGGGGTGGATATCCGCATTGGCACCACCGTACCCGCGACCCAGACCGCCATTGGTCAGTCGATGCTGGCCTTCCTGCCACCCGCCGAGTTGCAGAAGATCGAGGCCCAGAACCGCGATAGCGCACCCGCCTGGCAGCCAGCGCAACAGCCGACCGACCTCGCCGAACGGCTCGCCGGCATTCGCGCTCAGGGCTATGCCCTGTCGCCTTCGCTGTTCACCGAGGGCCTGCTGATCCTGGCCGTGCCGGTGCTGGACACCGAGCGCTATCCGATTGGCGCCATCAGCATCGCGGCACCCATGGTCCGCTGCTCGGCGGACGACCTGCGCGAGCGGGCCCTGGACATGGCCAGTGCGGCGGCCCGCCAGATCGCCGGTGCCGTGGCGGCCAGCGGCAGCATAGGTTTCACGCTCTAG